The following proteins are encoded in a genomic region of Chloroflexota bacterium:
- a CDS encoding pyridoxamine 5'-phosphate oxidase family protein, translating into MTTNTSGAAQPVQGRPLLPKDYGVPESDEGTLPWPWAVERIEQARNYWFCTTRPDGRPHAMPAWGAWVDDAFYFDGSPETRRGKNLAQNPSIVVHLESGDEVVVLEGEAHLVGKPERAFAEKLAAALGAKYGPTYVPTPDTWDQGGLYVVTLKVAFGWDSFPTALTRWRF; encoded by the coding sequence ATGACAACGAACACCAGCGGTGCGGCGCAGCCGGTCCAGGGCCGGCCGTTGCTGCCGAAAGATTACGGCGTGCCGGAGTCGGACGAGGGCACCCTGCCGTGGCCGTGGGCGGTGGAGCGCATCGAGCAGGCGCGCAACTACTGGTTCTGCACGACGCGCCCGGACGGTCGCCCCCACGCGATGCCGGCCTGGGGCGCCTGGGTGGATGACGCGTTCTACTTTGACGGCAGCCCGGAGACGCGGCGCGGCAAGAACCTGGCCCAGAATCCGAGCATCGTGGTGCACCTGGAGAGCGGCGACGAGGTCGTGGTGCTGGAGGGCGAGGCGCACCTCGTCGGGAAGCCGGAGCGGGCGTTCGCGGAGAAGCTGGCGGCGGCGCTCGGCGCGAAGTACGGGCCAACCTACGTGCCCACGCCCGACACCTGGGACCAGGGTGGCCTGTACGTCGTGACGCTGAAGGTGGCGTTCGGGTGGGACTCGTTCCCGACGGCGTTGACACGCTGGCGGTTCTGA
- a CDS encoding helix-turn-helix transcriptional regulator, with protein MEINKDLIAASSTPMVLAILADGDSYGYAILKRVQELSGGHIQWTDGMLYPVLHRLERLGFIEARWQTAESGRRRKYYRITDGGRSQLAEERRQWQAVDATLRGIWQVLSSPASAGRSPSALPRPQGA; from the coding sequence ATGGAGATCAACAAAGACCTGATCGCCGCATCCTCCACCCCGATGGTCCTCGCGATCCTGGCCGACGGCGACAGCTACGGCTACGCCATCCTCAAGCGCGTGCAGGAGCTGTCTGGCGGCCACATCCAGTGGACGGACGGCATGCTCTACCCGGTCCTGCATCGCCTCGAACGGCTCGGCTTCATCGAGGCGCGCTGGCAGACGGCGGAGAGCGGACGCCGCCGCAAGTACTACCGGATCACGGATGGCGGGCGGTCACAGCTTGCCGAGGAGCGTCGTCAGTGGCAGGCAGTGGATGCCACGCTGCGGGGTATCTGGCAGGTCTTGTCCTCGCCCGCCTCGGCGGGGCGCTCGCCGTCCGCCCTTCCACGTCCGCAGGGAGCCTGA
- a CDS encoding MBL fold metallo-hydrolase has translation MTRMFIGSLEVAVVSDGGLALDPARVFGRVSEADWRPVAPLDEHGQIPVGVNCLLIRAGERRILLDTGGGADLAAERGQNCGQLLSALAALGTDPADIDTVVISHAHWDHAGGASIRDGGRRVPTFPNASYWLWQGEWDYWMNPALPERPAFLDDALPPLVEHGRLTLTDGEVEVAPGVRIVTAPGHTPGHLIVTLTSGSEMGVYTGDMFHHPAQIEHPEWSPLFDVLPELSAETRRRVFEQARREGQILLTAHLPTPGIVRLPAGGGVEALG, from the coding sequence GTGACGAGGATGTTCATCGGGTCGCTGGAAGTCGCGGTGGTGTCCGATGGCGGGCTGGCGCTCGATCCGGCGCGGGTGTTCGGGCGGGTCTCCGAGGCCGACTGGCGGCCCGTCGCGCCCCTCGACGAGCATGGGCAGATCCCGGTGGGCGTGAACTGCCTGCTGATCCGCGCTGGCGAGCGCCGCATCCTGCTGGACACCGGCGGCGGGGCCGATCTCGCCGCCGAGCGCGGCCAGAACTGCGGCCAACTGCTCTCGGCGCTGGCCGCCCTCGGAACCGATCCTGCCGACATCGACACGGTCGTGATCAGCCACGCCCACTGGGACCACGCCGGCGGCGCCAGCATCCGCGACGGCGGCCGCCGCGTGCCGACCTTCCCGAACGCCAGCTACTGGCTCTGGCAGGGCGAGTGGGACTACTGGATGAACCCGGCGCTGCCCGAGCGACCGGCCTTCCTGGACGACGCCTTGCCACCGCTGGTCGAGCATGGCCGCCTGACCCTGACCGACGGCGAGGTGGAGGTTGCGCCGGGCGTCCGGATCGTCACCGCGCCCGGCCACACCCCCGGCCACCTGATCGTGACGCTGACGTCTGGCTCGGAGATGGGCGTCTACACCGGCGACATGTTCCACCACCCGGCCCAGATCGAGCACCCGGAGTGGTCGCCGTTGTTCGACGTGCTGCCAGAATTGTCTGCCGAGACCCGCCGGCGCGTCTTCGAGCAGGCCCGCCGCGAGGGGCAGATCCTGCTGACGGCCCATCTGCCAACGCCGGGGATTGTGCGGCTGCCGGCGGGCGGCGGCGTGGAGGCGCTCGGATGA
- a CDS encoding HAD family hydrolase, with amino-acid sequence MSHPALRDRSTLGAVCIDMGSVVVDEHPTWSYWQRLALKHLREGGLSVSRQQLRDALRAAMMAHAPRVSSHAFSALGGDPAIPRQIWRTFSNRDRVLPYADAALARLAQRYPLVMVANQGLHARALLEGAGVDRHFSLMLLSDEIKISKPDERIFQMALDHLSMAPERVAMLGDRFDLDIESSRKVGMLAIRIRRGPFACQQPARPEQTPHLTFNSLASAARWLAP; translated from the coding sequence ATGAGCCACCCGGCTCTGCGCGACCGCTCGACCCTTGGGGCCGTCTGCATCGACATGGGCAGCGTCGTGGTGGACGAGCACCCGACGTGGTCGTACTGGCAGAGGCTGGCGCTCAAGCACCTGCGCGAGGGCGGCCTGTCCGTCAGCCGCCAGCAACTGCGGGATGCTCTCCGCGCCGCCATGATGGCCCATGCGCCGCGCGTCAGCTCGCACGCGTTCAGCGCGCTCGGCGGCGACCCGGCCATCCCCCGGCAGATCTGGCGGACCTTCTCCAACCGCGACCGCGTGCTGCCCTACGCCGACGCGGCGTTGGCGCGGCTGGCGCAGCGGTATCCGCTGGTGATGGTGGCGAACCAGGGGCTGCACGCGCGCGCCCTGCTGGAGGGCGCGGGAGTGGATCGCCACTTCTCGCTGATGCTGCTCTCGGATGAGATCAAGATCAGTAAACCTGACGAACGCATCTTCCAGATGGCGCTCGATCACCTGAGCATGGCCCCCGAGCGCGTCGCGATGCTCGGCGACCGCTTCGACCTCGACATCGAGTCGTCGCGGAAGGTGGGGATGCTGGCGATCCGGATTCGGCGCGGGCCGTTCGCCTGCCAGCAGCCGGCGCGGCCCGAGCAGACGCCGCACCTGACGTTCAACAGCCTGGCGTCGGCGGCGCGGTGGCTGGCGCCGTAG